From Plasmodium gaboni strain SY75 chromosome Unknown, whole genome shotgun sequence, the proteins below share one genomic window:
- a CDS encoding exported protein (hyp10) has protein sequence MSCNYFKISLFSILLCILIITHKFSLKHISHNKTNTVDIKNAVYKRLLTESHQTDILKTHSDGNLLTHPINNTSHENATEYHETSPDCSLSDEFLQNSFNQTEKKEWKNEKNNKSLLQKSHKKKNCKNIKIIFLITLFFIFLG, from the exons atgTCCTGcaattattttaaaatatctttGTTTTCTATTTTACTATGTATTTTAATAATCACACATAAG tTCTCTCTTAAACACATATCtcataataaaacaaacacagttgatattaaaaatgCAGTATATAAGAGATTACTAACCGAATCACACCAAAcagatatattaaaaacCCATTCAGACGGAAATTTACTAACACATCCAATAAATAACACATCACATGAAAATGCTACAGAATATCATGAAACATCACCTGATTGCTCATTAAGTGATGAATTCCTGCAAAACTCTTTTAATCAAACAGAGAAAAAAGAATggaaaaatgaaaaaaataataaatcattGCTTCAGAAATCccataaaaaaaaaaattgcaaaaacattaaaataatttttttaattactttatttttcattttcttgGGGTAG